One region of Molothrus aeneus isolate 106 chromosome 1, BPBGC_Maene_1.0, whole genome shotgun sequence genomic DNA includes:
- the IRF4 gene encoding interferon regulatory factor 4, with translation MNLEPGECGMNSVSCGNGKLRQWLIDQIDSGKYPGLVWENDEKSIFRIPWKHAGKQDYNREEDAALFKAWALFKGKFREGIDKPDPPTWKTRLRCALNKSNDFEELVERSQLDISDPYKVYRIVPEGAKKGAKQISMEEQPLMMNHPFPITSPYTALPSQVPNYMVPHERNWREFAPEQPHPDIPYQCASIPFATRGHHWQGPACENGCQVTGTFYACAPPESQTPGIPIEPSIRSAEALTLSDCRLHICLYYREILVKEVTTSSPEGCRISHGQSYEVSSLDQVVFPYPEDNGQRKNIEKLLSHLERGVILWMAPDGLYAKRLCQSRIYWDGPMALCSDRPNKLERDQTCKLFDTQRFLAELQAFAHHGRPLPRYQVALCFGEEFPDPQRQRKLITAHVEPMFARQLYYFAQQNSGHLLRGYDLPELVTSPEDYHTSIRHSSIQE, from the exons ATGAACTTGGAGCCGGGCGAGTGCGGGATGAACTCGGTGAGCTGTGGCAATGGGAAACTCCGCCAGTGGCTGATCGACCAGATAGACAGCGGCAAGTACCCCGGGCTGGTGTGGGAGAACGACGAGAAGAGCATCTTCCGCATCCCCTGGAAGCACGCTGGCAAGCAGGACTACAACCGCGAGGAGGACGCCGCCCTCTTCAAG GCTTGGGctctttttaaaggaaagttCAGAGAGGGCATTGATAAACCAGATCCCCCTACCTGGAAGACAAGATTAAGGTGTGCTTTGAACAAGAGCAATGACTTTGAAGAACTGGTGGAGAGAAGCCAGCTGGACATCTCAGATCCCTATAAAGTGTACAGAATAGTGCCAGAAGGAGCCAAAAAAG GTGCAAAACAGATCAGCATGGAGGAACAGCCATTAATGATGAACCATCCCTTTCCAATAACATCTCCTTACACTGCACTACCATCTCAG GTGCCGAACTACATGGTGCCCCACGAACGGAACTGGAGGGAGTTTGCCCCGGAGCAGCCACATCCTGACATTCCGTACCAGTGTGCCAGCATCCCCTTCGCCACTCGCGGCCATCACTGGCAAGGGCCTGCCTGTGAAAATG GTTGTCAGGTGACAGGAACCTTTTATGCTTGTGCTCCTCCTGAGTCCCAGACTCCTGGCATCCCGATTGAGCCAAGCATAAGGTCTGCTGAAGCCCTCACTCTCTCAG ACTGCCGACTCCACATCTGCTTGTACTACCGTGAAATACTGGTGAAGGAGGTGACAACTTCCAGCCCTGAGGGCTGTAGGATATCCCACGGCCAAAGCTACGAGGTCAGCAGCCTGGACCAAGTTGTTTTCCCTTATCCAGAGGATAATGGCCAGAGGAAGAACATAGAAAAACTACTGAGCCACCTGGAACGAGGAGTAATTCTATGGATGGCACCTGATGGCCTCTACGCTAAGAGACTTTGCCAAAGCAGGATCTACTGGGATGGGCCAATGGCGCTCTGCAGTGACCGACCCAACAAGCTGGAGCGGGACCAAACGTGCAAACTCTTCGACACTCAGCGCTTCTTAGCAG AGCTGCAAGCCTTTGCTCACCATGGACGTCCGCTGCCGAGATATCAGGTCGCTCTGTGCTTTGGGGAGGAATTTCCAGATCCACAGAGGCAGAGGAAACTAATTACAGCCCAT GTTGAACCAATGTTTGCCAGGCAGCTGTATTACTTTGCTCAACAAAACAGTGGACATCTGCTGAGAGGCTATGATTTACCAGAACTTGTGACTAGTCCAGAGGATTATCACACATCTATTCGCCATTCCTCTATTCAAGAGTAA